One Methanoculleus sp. 7T genomic window carries:
- a CDS encoding V-type ATP synthase subunit I, producing the protein MLRPERMRRLLIAAPKGEIETIIRELYRHNVYHIEDFVPESASAEALSIGHPLSEASDAASALIKIRAIENACGINPDNVEVKEKLPAPKVRAMIRTDLPAIQKEVEDLVATRSRLETRQKEHEQRARELEPFAAIPLDLELYRGYTRFTVFTGHITHDVSIDVPNEKYFSDKVDGNMVVVVVPNEHREQVERTLLDAGFQAIPVPEETGAPADRLKVHADEAQKIGGEIAAVNEKIAGVRERHTDFLVACDELLTADVERAEAPLRFATTEETFITEGWVPDDRADKIQEALVKATNGKIYIEELEVDDDAKVPVEYENPSFATPTQMLMDIYARPRYSEIDPTLMVAIVFPIFFGMILGDVGYGAVLLALSLGLRKFVKGDEGRMLLKVLSYASISSIIFGVLYSEIFGASLPWPALIFSRHLNIGGAAAAGHGPQVAELMIIAIWIGILHITLGRILGMANARRLYHGKHAVKAAISNAGWLGAMWGIILIIWAFYAIPMMPDLTGLPVVAMGLNVAAVVGVILLVAGVLGIAQENPLEIVELPTIISHVLSYARLVAVGLSSVAIAMVVNYIAIGMMIQPQLEAITPLGVIIIIVGILVLLTGHVLNTALGLLGGGLHSIRLHYVEFFTKFYKGGGKKYNPFGMKSKFTEE; encoded by the coding sequence ATGTTAAGGCCTGAGCGGATGCGCCGGCTGCTCATCGCGGCTCCGAAGGGTGAGATCGAGACCATCATCAGGGAACTCTACCGCCACAACGTCTACCATATCGAGGACTTTGTGCCGGAGAGCGCGTCTGCTGAGGCTCTCTCGATCGGCCACCCGCTCTCGGAGGCGAGCGATGCGGCCTCGGCGCTCATCAAGATCAGAGCCATTGAGAATGCGTGTGGGATAAACCCCGACAACGTAGAAGTCAAAGAGAAACTCCCTGCACCGAAGGTCAGGGCGATGATCCGGACGGATCTTCCTGCGATCCAGAAGGAAGTGGAAGACCTCGTCGCAACCCGATCGAGGTTGGAGACGCGGCAGAAGGAGCACGAGCAGCGTGCGAGAGAACTTGAGCCGTTTGCTGCGATCCCTCTAGATCTGGAGCTCTATCGCGGGTATACGCGGTTTACCGTCTTTACCGGCCATATCACGCACGACGTTTCCATCGACGTCCCCAATGAGAAATATTTTTCCGATAAGGTGGACGGCAACATGGTCGTCGTCGTGGTGCCGAACGAGCACCGCGAGCAGGTCGAGCGGACTCTTCTCGACGCCGGGTTCCAGGCGATCCCGGTTCCGGAGGAGACCGGAGCCCCGGCTGACCGCCTGAAGGTTCACGCCGACGAGGCCCAAAAGATCGGAGGCGAGATAGCCGCGGTCAACGAAAAGATCGCGGGGGTCCGCGAGAGGCATACCGACTTCCTGGTAGCATGCGATGAACTACTCACGGCTGACGTAGAGCGGGCGGAAGCCCCGTTGCGGTTTGCTACCACGGAAGAGACCTTCATCACCGAAGGATGGGTGCCCGACGACCGGGCGGACAAGATCCAGGAAGCACTGGTCAAGGCGACCAACGGTAAGATCTACATCGAGGAACTGGAAGTCGACGACGACGCCAAGGTCCCGGTGGAGTATGAGAACCCGTCGTTCGCCACGCCGACGCAGATGCTCATGGATATCTACGCACGGCCTCGGTACTCCGAGATCGACCCGACGCTGATGGTAGCCATCGTGTTTCCCATCTTCTTCGGTATGATCCTCGGCGACGTGGGTTACGGAGCTGTCCTGCTCGCGCTGAGTCTCGGCTTACGGAAGTTCGTGAAGGGCGACGAAGGAAGGATGCTTCTCAAGGTGCTCAGTTACGCAAGTATCTCAAGCATCATCTTCGGCGTGCTCTACAGTGAGATCTTCGGGGCCTCGCTCCCCTGGCCGGCACTGATCTTCTCCCGGCACCTCAACATCGGAGGAGCCGCGGCGGCAGGTCACGGCCCGCAGGTAGCCGAACTCATGATCATCGCGATCTGGATCGGTATTCTGCATATCACGCTCGGGCGCATCCTCGGCATGGCCAACGCCCGGAGGCTCTACCACGGAAAGCACGCGGTAAAAGCGGCAATCTCCAACGCCGGATGGCTCGGTGCCATGTGGGGTATCATCCTCATCATATGGGCGTTCTACGCCATCCCGATGATGCCCGACCTGACGGGTCTTCCCGTCGTCGCCATGGGGCTCAACGTTGCCGCCGTGGTGGGCGTCATCCTTCTGGTAGCAGGCGTTCTCGGGATCGCACAGGAGAACCCGCTTGAGATTGTCGAACTTCCGACGATCATCAGTCACGTATTGTCCTACGCCCGTCTCGTGGCGGTGGGCTTATCCTCGGTCGCCATCGCGATGGTGGTCAACTACATCGCGATCGGCATGATGATACAGCCCCAGCTTGAAGCGATCACCCCGCTAGGCGTGATCATCATCATTGTCGGCATTCTCGTCCTCCTGACGGGGCACGTGCTGAACACGGCACTCGGCCTCCTCGGCGGCGGTCTGCACTCGATTCGTCTTCACTATGTTGAGTTCTTCACCAAGTTCTACAAAGGTGGAGGCAAGAAGTACAATCCCTTTGGAATGAAATCTAAGTTTACGGAGGAATAA
- a CDS encoding V-type ATPase subunit subunit G family protein, with the protein MKTDVLKSIRETEEEYQAMIRDAQAERKKSLSDAELEAENLVQKAQNDAGEYRSQRLAEARAQAQNRYAEIVKEGEARAKALQAQGNKNLAKAVDFIVSRFKEQLHVKA; encoded by the coding sequence ATGAAGACCGATGTCCTGAAGAGCATCAGGGAAACTGAAGAAGAGTATCAGGCAATGATCCGTGATGCGCAGGCCGAGAGGAAGAAGAGCCTCTCGGATGCCGAGCTGGAGGCTGAAAACCTGGTCCAGAAGGCACAGAACGATGCCGGGGAATACAGGAGTCAGCGCCTTGCAGAGGCACGGGCCCAAGCGCAGAACAGGTACGCAGAGATTGTCAAGGAGGGTGAAGCGCGCGCGAAGGCGCTGCAAGCACAGGGGAACAAAAACCTTGCAAAAGCTGTAGACTTTATTGTTTCGCGCTTTAAGGAGCAGCTGCATGTTAAGGCCTGA
- a CDS encoding alpha/beta hydrolase, which produces MSKKSEGGAFGKYPVGPDGATVPLDGELLLIEGGDSFLLVGKAGSRFTLCIETMDDEYCQAVDPDDLVAVSMPEGGPTEQARMMLELVRRYHIPLVVLPKDHPGSKGLSMVVSVAPEILLACDIRRGTHPEQHLLCSSTALSGLSLLGVPGGVVMKHLPLGAVVKHLNAENYSADKQQ; this is translated from the coding sequence ATGTCGAAGAAGTCTGAAGGCGGCGCTTTCGGGAAATACCCTGTCGGGCCGGACGGGGCGACCGTTCCCCTCGACGGGGAACTCCTCCTCATCGAGGGCGGAGACTCTTTTCTGCTCGTGGGAAAAGCCGGTTCCCGGTTCACGCTCTGCATCGAGACGATGGACGACGAGTACTGCCAGGCAGTCGACCCCGACGACCTGGTCGCGGTCTCGATGCCGGAAGGCGGCCCGACCGAGCAGGCACGCATGATGCTCGAACTGGTCAGGCGATACCATATCCCGCTCGTCGTCCTCCCGAAAGACCACCCGGGCTCAAAGGGGCTCTCGATGGTCGTCTCGGTCGCTCCCGAGATCCTGCTCGCCTGCGATATCAGGCGTGGGACCCATCCCGAGCAGCACCTCCTCTGCTCATCGACAGCCCTCTCCGGACTCTCGCTCCTCGGGGTTCCCGGGGGTGTTGTGATGAAACACCTGCCTCTCGGCGCTGTGGTAAAGCATCTGAATGCGGAAAATTACTCAGCGGACAAACAACAATAA
- a CDS encoding hydrogenase maturation nickel metallochaperone HypA: protein MCTVGGPVDIEFNERVKGKSYRCKECGERFKGVGKRPMCPSCQSEDVEEV, encoded by the coding sequence ATGTGTACAGTCGGCGGACCTGTTGATATCGAGTTCAATGAGCGGGTGAAGGGCAAGAGTTACCGCTGCAAAGAGTGCGGCGAGCGGTTCAAGGGCGTCGGAAAGCGGCCCATGTGCCCAAGTTGCCAGTCCGAAGATGTCGAAGAAGTCTGA
- a CDS encoding type II secretion system F family protein, whose translation MRYKPLRDDLVSANMGVTLDRYLMRSLLMSGLFGAVWAALGYLALHLAVLPSVSVGIHNVFGVRLPELVLTDASIGALRVLASIFIFFIAAYAAYLFFLTYPAVLKKSRATKINLLLHNAVAYIYAMRRGGAEMITIFRSIAEESAVYGEVAHEFRRVVRDTDYFGCDLITALRHLQETTPSEKLRDFLQDLVSVVESGGDVLGFLEGRVRVYQEEARFEQKSFLNTLQLAAESYVTLFVAGPLFIIIVMVVMGLMSSTPVAHLSVVVYILIPVGSLFFVLFIDAVSIRAEKVERYTSMKWLDEFGDVRVQERDGEEDLVRELRRYDRVRKYRSFLRHPLQAFLIEPNRTFYVTVPIALGYILLTLLATPAYPDVEVLIDVLDDHVVVALLIVLLPFGIFYQLWRRRVTGIEAGIPDFLDRLSGINQVGLTLAQAISLLVKANLGVLAYEIRKVKRDIDWGASVQEALVRFEERIRTPAIARTVTLITKASMMTGDIGEVLAIASRDAAMTEALKRERRAEMFIYTVIVYLVFFVFLFVVVVIDIQFLSVLAEIDAVALAGAAGSLSLGSTPIATFERLLYHGCLIQAFFSGLIAGEMGEASLRAGVKHAAVMIIVAFVVFTVFL comes from the coding sequence GTGCGATACAAACCTCTCCGTGACGACCTCGTCTCTGCGAACATGGGGGTAACTCTCGACCGCTACCTCATGCGCTCTCTCCTCATGTCGGGGCTCTTCGGTGCGGTATGGGCAGCTCTTGGCTACCTCGCGCTGCACCTCGCCGTTCTCCCGTCGGTGAGCGTCGGGATCCACAACGTCTTCGGTGTCCGGCTGCCGGAACTCGTCTTGACGGACGCCTCGATCGGCGCCTTGCGGGTTCTTGCAAGCATCTTCATCTTCTTCATCGCCGCCTACGCGGCCTACCTCTTCTTTCTGACGTATCCGGCCGTCCTGAAGAAGAGCCGGGCGACCAAGATCAACCTGCTGCTCCATAACGCCGTCGCCTACATCTACGCCATGCGGCGGGGCGGGGCCGAGATGATAACGATCTTCCGGTCGATCGCCGAAGAATCTGCGGTCTACGGCGAGGTCGCCCACGAGTTCCGGCGGGTCGTCCGGGACACCGACTACTTCGGCTGCGACCTGATCACGGCGCTCCGGCACCTGCAGGAGACGACCCCTTCTGAGAAACTGCGGGACTTCCTCCAAGACCTCGTCTCCGTGGTCGAGAGCGGCGGAGACGTGCTCGGCTTCCTCGAGGGCCGGGTGCGGGTATACCAGGAAGAGGCGCGGTTCGAGCAGAAATCCTTCCTCAACACGCTGCAGCTCGCGGCCGAGTCGTACGTGACGCTCTTTGTCGCCGGCCCGCTCTTCATCATCATCGTCATGGTCGTCATGGGCCTCATGAGCAGCACGCCCGTTGCACACCTCTCGGTCGTCGTCTACATCCTCATCCCGGTAGGTTCGCTCTTCTTCGTCCTTTTCATCGATGCGGTCTCGATCAGGGCCGAGAAGGTCGAGCGTTACACAAGCATGAAATGGCTCGACGAGTTCGGCGACGTCCGGGTACAAGAGCGGGACGGAGAAGAAGACCTCGTCCGAGAGTTGCGGCGCTACGACCGGGTCCGGAAGTACCGGTCCTTCCTGCGCCACCCCCTTCAGGCATTCCTCATCGAACCGAACCGGACGTTCTACGTGACGGTTCCGATCGCGCTCGGGTACATCCTCCTCACCCTCCTCGCGACCCCTGCCTACCCCGACGTCGAGGTTCTCATCGACGTGCTGGACGACCACGTTGTCGTGGCGCTGCTCATCGTCCTCCTCCCCTTCGGCATCTTCTACCAACTCTGGCGGAGGAGGGTGACGGGGATCGAGGCCGGCATCCCGGACTTCTTGGACCGCCTCTCCGGGATCAACCAGGTGGGCTTGACGCTTGCGCAGGCGATATCGCTCCTCGTGAAAGCAAACCTCGGGGTGCTCGCCTACGAGATCCGAAAGGTCAAGCGCGACATCGATTGGGGCGCGAGCGTCCAGGAGGCGCTCGTCAGGTTCGAGGAGCGGATACGCACCCCCGCCATCGCCCGGACGGTCACCCTGATCACGAAAGCGAGCATGATGACCGGCGATATCGGGGAGGTGCTGGCGATCGCGTCTCGCGACGCGGCGATGACGGAGGCTCTCAAACGCGAGCGCCGGGCCGAGATGTTCATCTACACCGTCATCGTCTATCTGGTCTTCTTCGTCTTTCTCTTCGTCGTAGTTGTCATCGATATCCAGTTCCTCTCGGTGCTGGCCGAGATCGACGCCGTGGCTCTTGCCGGCGCGGCAGGTTCGCTGTCTCTCGGGAGCACGCCGATAGCGACGTTCGAGCGCCTCCTCTACCACGGGTGCCTCATCCAGGCGTTCTTCTCGGGCCTGATCGCCGGAGAGATGGGGGAGGCGTCGCTCCGAGCAGGGGTCAAGCACGCCGCCGTGATGATCATCGTAGCGTTTGTGGTGTTTACGGTCTTTCTGTGA
- a CDS encoding type II/IV secretion system ATPase subunit, which yields MCAAATETREPPARSRFGLVGLLGRVLSRRKSVGAVGEYDPAEHGYLAEADLSSPYEEIDRYWVVEGLALVVITQNTQTNQAEYLLFEPVLSEFEYELLERLFEDLRDILVLDDHDMASDRRAVLSGKVQGLLAEYGLALEETSIFRLRYYLERNFLGWSRIDALMKDPRIEDISCDGTRIPLFLYHREHRNIKTNIEFDEPALNSLAIMLAQRSGKHISIGSPLMDATLPDGSRLQLAFGNDVTTRGTSFTVRKFRDTPFTPVELMESNTFDVDQLVYFWTAIENNKNLLFIGGTASGKTTSLNAVALFVPPLAKVVSIEDTREITLSHENWVASVTRDAVSEGLGTTIGMFDLLKAAMRQRPEYILVGEVRGSEAQTLFQAMNTGHTTFSTMHAGDIDSAIHRLESEPLNVPRNMLQALDVVSVQSLTHRGRDRVRRCREIVEITGIDPITGNLMVNTVFEYDPVADVFSYTGRSRVFDEIMEYRGWNRARLEEELRTRKRVLLAMHEQGIRDYRAVSRVVQAYTIDPGRVLASLDDLGGLIR from the coding sequence ATGTGCGCGGCCGCCACGGAGACTCGCGAACCCCCGGCGCGGAGCCGGTTTGGTCTGGTCGGCCTCCTCGGTCGGGTGCTCTCTCGCCGGAAGAGCGTCGGTGCCGTCGGGGAGTACGACCCCGCCGAGCACGGGTACCTTGCGGAAGCGGACCTCTCGTCCCCCTATGAGGAGATCGACCGCTACTGGGTCGTCGAAGGCCTCGCGCTCGTCGTAATAACTCAAAATACGCAGACGAACCAGGCCGAGTACCTCCTCTTCGAGCCGGTCCTCTCGGAGTTCGAGTACGAACTCCTGGAGCGGCTCTTCGAAGACCTCCGCGACATCTTGGTCCTCGACGACCATGATATGGCCTCAGACCGCCGTGCGGTCCTATCAGGGAAGGTGCAGGGGCTCCTCGCGGAGTACGGCCTCGCCCTCGAGGAGACCTCGATCTTCAGACTCCGCTATTACCTCGAACGCAACTTCCTCGGCTGGTCGCGGATCGACGCGCTGATGAAGGACCCCCGGATCGAGGATATCTCCTGCGACGGCACCCGTATCCCGCTCTTCCTCTACCACCGGGAACACCGGAACATCAAGACGAACATCGAGTTCGACGAGCCGGCCTTAAACTCGCTTGCGATCATGCTCGCCCAGCGTTCGGGCAAACACATCTCCATAGGAAGCCCGCTTATGGACGCGACCCTCCCCGACGGCTCGAGGCTGCAGCTCGCGTTCGGGAACGATGTCACCACCCGGGGCACGTCGTTCACGGTTCGGAAGTTCCGGGATACCCCGTTTACGCCCGTAGAACTGATGGAGTCGAACACCTTCGACGTCGACCAGCTCGTCTACTTCTGGACGGCGATCGAGAACAACAAGAACCTGCTCTTCATCGGCGGCACCGCGTCGGGGAAGACGACCTCGCTCAACGCGGTCGCCCTCTTCGTCCCGCCGCTCGCAAAGGTCGTCTCCATCGAGGATACCCGGGAGATCACGCTCTCCCACGAGAACTGGGTCGCAAGCGTCACCCGGGATGCGGTCTCGGAGGGGCTCGGCACCACCATCGGTATGTTCGACCTCCTCAAGGCCGCGATGCGGCAGCGCCCCGAGTACATCCTCGTCGGCGAGGTCCGGGGGAGCGAGGCCCAGACGCTCTTCCAGGCGATGAACACCGGACACACGACGTTCTCCACCATGCACGCCGGCGATATCGATTCGGCGATCCACCGTCTGGAGAGCGAACCGCTCAATGTCCCCCGGAATATGCTTCAAGCGCTGGACGTCGTGTCGGTCCAATCCCTCACTCACCGGGGGCGGGACCGCGTGAGAAGGTGCCGGGAGATCGTCGAGATCACGGGGATCGACCCGATCACCGGCAACCTCATGGTGAACACGGTCTTTGAGTACGACCCCGTGGCCGATGTCTTCTCATACACCGGGCGGTCCCGGGTCTTCGACGAGATCATGGAGTACCGCGGCTGGAACCGGGCCAGGCTCGAGGAAGAACTGCGGACCCGCAAGCGGGTTCTCCTTGCCATGCACGAACAGGGTATCCGTGATTACCGGGCGGTCTCCCGCGTGGTCCAGGCGTATACGATCGATCCCGGCCGGGTGCTCGCCTCCCTCGACGACCTCGGCGGGCTGATCCGATGA
- a CDS encoding RAD55 family ATPase, with amino-acid sequence MRDRLRLRMPTGIASLDPVLDGGIPPGSVVLLLGELGAGNVEFVQTSIIRLSMLKQGEAGGEHLLLPDGISYVTCTRMREDILQEMALSFNPDLYDRLAEEIAFHDLSELYFDASIVPPDWYGEGSVIERLRKKQRKENGDILAELARMLDRIPENSLIVMDSLTDIAPPLTEGAARHAFIAFLRGLQRASKRRKTTIYLLLTSGILDRSWECEIADCVDAAILFRWEETGAQRRQRVMYFEKFQGVMPHLEDKDLVKFAVRISAAGGFEVRNIRVVV; translated from the coding sequence ATGCGTGACCGCCTCAGACTGCGGATGCCGACGGGCATCGCTTCTCTCGACCCGGTGCTGGACGGAGGGATCCCGCCGGGATCGGTGGTGTTGCTCCTCGGGGAACTCGGTGCCGGGAACGTCGAGTTTGTTCAGACCTCGATCATCCGCCTCTCCATGCTGAAGCAGGGCGAGGCAGGCGGGGAGCACCTCCTGCTCCCGGACGGGATCTCATACGTGACCTGCACTCGGATGCGGGAGGACATCCTCCAGGAGATGGCTCTCTCGTTCAACCCGGACCTCTACGACCGTCTCGCCGAGGAGATCGCCTTCCACGACCTCTCGGAACTCTACTTCGATGCAAGCATCGTTCCTCCGGATTGGTACGGAGAGGGGAGCGTCATCGAACGGCTGCGAAAGAAGCAGCGCAAGGAGAACGGCGATATCCTTGCGGAACTCGCCAGGATGCTGGACCGGATCCCGGAGAACAGCCTGATCGTCATGGACTCGCTGACCGATATCGCCCCGCCGCTCACGGAAGGCGCCGCGCGGCACGCCTTCATCGCCTTCCTCCGCGGACTGCAGCGGGCCTCGAAGCGCCGGAAGACCACCATCTACCTCCTGCTCACCTCGGGCATCCTAGACCGGTCGTGGGAGTGTGAGATCGCCGACTGCGTCGATGCCGCAATCCTCTTCCGCTGGGAGGAGACCGGCGCACAGCGCCGGCAGCGGGTTATGTACTTCGAGAAGTTTCAGGGCGTGATGCCCCACCTCGAGGATAAGGACCTCGTGAAGTTCGCGGTGAGGATCTCGGCCGCCGGCGGGTTTGAGGTGCGCAACATCAGGGTGGTCGTATGA
- a CDS encoding KaiC domain-containing protein yields the protein MRSDRVRFGVEGLDAMLSGGLLENSICAIVGTYGTGKTTFALQFAYEGLRRGERVIYISLEEREEFLRATMAQKGWDAEEFGDRFYLLRLDPTDFNLAVSSIKSELHALIRSVGASRVIIDPISLYEGLFVDESVRRQEMFKFIEVMRDEACTLLMTSETDTANRDGSRYGLVEYLADAVVLLRYVRSAGLTEVHLALEVVKMRRSPHSREIKPFEILEDQIMVYSEASLF from the coding sequence ATGAGGAGCGACCGGGTGAGGTTCGGGGTCGAAGGGCTGGATGCGATGCTCTCGGGCGGTCTTCTTGAGAACAGCATCTGCGCGATCGTCGGCACCTACGGCACCGGAAAAACGACGTTTGCCCTCCAGTTCGCATACGAGGGGCTCCGGCGGGGCGAGAGGGTGATCTACATCAGCCTCGAAGAGCGGGAGGAGTTCCTCCGCGCCACCATGGCGCAGAAAGGGTGGGATGCGGAGGAGTTCGGCGACCGGTTTTACCTCTTGAGGCTGGACCCGACCGACTTCAACCTCGCGGTCAGCAGCATCAAGAGCGAACTCCACGCCCTCATCAGGAGCGTCGGGGCGTCGAGGGTGATCATCGACCCGATATCGCTCTATGAGGGCCTCTTTGTGGACGAGTCGGTCCGGCGGCAGGAGATGTTCAAGTTCATCGAGGTGATGCGGGACGAGGCCTGCACCCTTCTGATGACGAGCGAGACCGATACGGCGAACCGGGACGGGAGCAGATACGGCCTCGTCGAGTACTTGGCCGATGCCGTGGTCCTCCTCCGCTACGTCCGGTCGGCGGGGCTCACCGAGGTGCACCTCGCCCTTGAGGTCGTGAAGATGCGCCGGTCGCCTCACTCGCGCGAGATCAAGCCGTTTGAGATCCTCGAGGACCAGATCATGGTTTATTCGGAGGCGAGTTTGTTCTAA
- a CDS encoding pro-sigmaK processing inhibitor BofA family protein, translating to MMEEILAILLAVAIAAAIYYLMKKSLTLVINAIAGLVTLWLLNTFNVLTWFGAPDIQINLVTVLVCALGGLPGALIVVLLHLFGITL from the coding sequence ATGATGGAAGAGATCCTCGCAATCCTTTTGGCGGTTGCGATAGCAGCGGCGATCTACTACCTCATGAAGAAGTCTCTGACGCTCGTCATCAACGCCATCGCCGGGCTTGTCACGCTCTGGCTCCTGAATACCTTCAACGTTCTCACGTGGTTCGGCGCTCCCGATATCCAGATCAACCTAGTGACGGTTCTCGTCTGCGCCCTCGGCGGGCTCCCCGGCGCCCTGATCGTGGTCCTGCTCCACTTGTTCGGGATCACGCTCTAG
- a CDS encoding TldD/PmbA family protein encodes MNGDDLIERVLRAGEKRADEVEVFYARGQSISTEIKKGILGTAEESEAWSLGIRTVKDGRIGFSSTGDPDRWKECLDAALASGRIASPQQWGGFPKPAGITSTASSADRNLVVDVEDAAGMVGDLLEGAAEHPVEVIGGAADLARSYLGIANTSGVFYGMDRTLAAVSLETIREQSTGYEFDASPFLADIDARSVGERSAFLAARSLGGRDIETGRYDIVLSPIAAASILGQVLLPALSGRNVKAGRSFLADKLGEQVFDERLSVYDDPFAPGLGSTTWDAEGVPTRRLVYVQQGVLRQFAYDLKTGYRYGEESTGSAVRSGTQGPGIGVHNLFVDGPRMKDLGGERAVWIHDVVGAHTANPFSGDFSVEISNPFWMEGGELAEPIRTAMFAGNVFEMLRELGGLGNDARRVGRLTIPSIRLNNQQIIGK; translated from the coding sequence ATGAACGGAGACGACCTGATTGAGAGGGTCCTCCGGGCGGGCGAGAAGCGGGCCGATGAGGTCGAGGTCTTCTACGCCCGGGGACAGAGCATCAGCACCGAGATCAAGAAGGGAATCCTCGGCACCGCCGAGGAGTCGGAGGCCTGGAGTTTAGGCATCCGGACCGTCAAAGACGGGCGGATAGGATTTTCAAGCACCGGCGACCCCGACCGGTGGAAGGAGTGCCTCGATGCGGCGCTTGCGAGCGGGAGGATCGCCTCCCCGCAGCAGTGGGGAGGGTTCCCGAAGCCTGCCGGCATAACGAGCACCGCGTCCTCGGCGGACCGGAACTTGGTCGTCGATGTGGAAGATGCGGCCGGTATGGTCGGCGACCTCCTTGAGGGTGCGGCGGAGCACCCGGTGGAGGTCATCGGCGGGGCGGCCGACCTTGCCCGGTCATACCTGGGAATCGCAAACACGAGCGGCGTCTTCTACGGCATGGACCGGACCCTTGCGGCGGTCTCCCTCGAGACGATCCGAGAGCAGTCGACGGGGTACGAGTTCGACGCCTCCCCGTTCCTCGCCGATATCGACGCCCGGTCGGTCGGGGAACGGTCCGCCTTCCTCGCCGCCCGTTCCCTCGGGGGGCGCGACATCGAGACCGGACGCTACGATATCGTCCTCTCGCCGATAGCGGCCGCAAGCATCCTCGGGCAGGTCCTCCTCCCGGCCCTCTCGGGGCGGAACGTGAAGGCCGGCCGGTCGTTCCTTGCGGACAAACTCGGGGAGCAGGTCTTCGACGAGCGCCTCTCCGTCTACGACGACCCGTTTGCCCCAGGCCTCGGGAGCACGACGTGGGATGCGGAAGGCGTCCCCACCCGCCGCCTGGTCTATGTGCAGCAGGGTGTGCTCCGGCAGTTCGCCTACGACCTCAAGACCGGCTACCGCTACGGGGAAGAGAGCACGGGGAGCGCCGTCCGGTCCGGGACCCAAGGCCCCGGCATCGGCGTTCACAACCTCTTCGTCGACGGGCCCAGAATGAAGGACCTCGGCGGCGAGCGGGCGGTCTGGATCCACGATGTCGTGGGCGCCCATACCGCAAACCCGTTCTCCGGGGACTTCTCGGTGGAGATCTCGAACCCCTTCTGGATGGAGGGCGGGGAACTCGCCGAACCCATCCGGACGGCGATGTTTGCCGGGAACGTCTTTGAGATGCTCCGGGAACTCGGGGGACTCGGAAATGACGCAAGACGCGTCGGACGGCTGACGATTCCATCAATACGCTTAAATAACCAGCAGATCATTGGTAAATAG